The genomic interval GAGAGGTCGCCCCGCCCGGCCAGTAGATGGATCCGGTGATGTCGTGGCCCTGTGCTTTCTCCAGCGTCGCGGTCACCGTGTCGTCCTCGTCGACGGGCATCCGCATGTAATCGGTGTCGTCCCAGCTGTTGACCGACCCCTCGTGAGTTCCCGGCCCGACTTCGATTGCGTTCTCCTCGTGGTTGGGCCACTCGTCTGCGCCCTCGTTCCGGTCGAGCGTCACCGACCAGTCCTCGGGGAAGTCTTCGTCGGACTCGCTGTGGAGTTCGACGTAAAAGTATCCGTCCTCATCGACGGTCGCCTTCTCGGTGTCCTCGGTCTTCGCTTCGCCCTCCAGTGAAGTCGCGCCGCCCGGCCAGTAGATGCTTCCGATGACGTCGTCGCCTTGGGCTTTCTCCAAGGTCGCAGTCACCGTGTCGCCCTTCTCGACGGGCATCTTGATGTAGTCGGTGTCGTCGGAGCTATCGATGGACCCCTCGTGAGTTCCGGGGCCGACCTCCGCCGCGTCTTCTTCGTCGTCGGGCCACTCGTCGTCGGCGGTCGCGATGCCGACGCCGAACGGAATCGCCCCGACGAGGAGCATTCCGACGACGGCCAGCACCAGAACGCTCGATTTGAATCCTCGTTCCATATCGTTGGTGATACTTATATAGTTCAGATATATCAAGTCACTGGATTCGGCAGAGTTCCGACCGCAAGCGCGCTCTTTTTCACCCCCGAAACGCTACTCCCGACCGTATGGGCAAGGTCAGCATCGGGCTTCGCGGCTGGCGCTTCGAGGAGGACGAGGTGTTCGACGACGACGGGGCGTTCAAGCCGCTCGACGAGATTCCGGACGACCCGCGAAAGCGACTCCTCCGCCTCCAGACGCTGGTCGGGTCGCCGTGCGACGCCTGCTGGCTTATCCACGGCGACGAGAACCTCCGCGAGTGCAACGTCTCGGAGGTCGTCTACGGCGAACCCCTCTCGGAGGTCACCCTCTGTCGGGACCACGAGACCGACTTCCTCTACTGGTTCCTCGAAGCGGGCGGCGACCGATACAAGGGCGAGGACGAGCTTCAGGACGCGTTTCACGAGTGGTTCCTCGACGGCGGCCGCGCGCCCGAGGGGTACGGCGGCATCGAACACGTCGAGACCGACCCCGACGACATCCCGGAGCCGCCGGAGGCAGACCCCGGGGCGCACGACATCGAGCGCCCGGACCGCGAGCGCGAGCGCATCGACCTCCGGAACATGGAGGTCACCACGGTGGGCGGCGAGGACGACGAGAGCGACGGGGACGGGGACGACGAGAACGGCCGCGAGGAACTCGACCTCGACGACGCCGACCTCGACCTGAATCAGGAGTACCCCTCGTGAAACCCGCAGTCGCCGTCGTGGAGCCGAAGACGCCCGGCAACATCGGCACCATCGCCCGGGCGATGAAGAACTTCGGCATGCACGACCTCAAGCTGGTCGACCCGCCGGAGTTCGGCCGCGACAGCGAGGCCTACGGCTACGCCGGGCAGGCCCGCGAGGACGTGCTCCCCAACTACGACGAGGTCACCTTCGACGAACTCGTCGCGAACTACCACACCGTCGGCTGTACCGCCACGACCAACGAGGACGCCCGCAAGCACCGCCGGTTCCCGTTCAAGACGCCCGCCGAACTCGCCGACAGTCTCCGGGACGTTCGGGCCGACACCGTCCTGATATTCGGCCGCGAGGACAACGGGCTGACCAACGACGAAATGGCCCGCGTCGACGAGGTGTGCTCGATTCCCGCGAGCGCCGACTACTCCTCGCTGAATCTGGGGCAGGCCGCGACCGTGACCCTCTACGAGCTCCGCGAGCTGACCGTCGAGGAGACCCAACACCCCGACGTGGCCCGCGAGCGCGCCGACGAGGCCGAAATCGAGGGGCTCTACGACCA from Halorussus salilacus carries:
- a CDS encoding RNA methyltransferase, producing the protein MKPAVAVVEPKTPGNIGTIARAMKNFGMHDLKLVDPPEFGRDSEAYGYAGQAREDVLPNYDEVTFDELVANYHTVGCTATTNEDARKHRRFPFKTPAELADSLRDVRADTVLIFGREDNGLTNDEMARVDEVCSIPASADYSSLNLGQAATVTLYELRELTVEETQHPDVARERADEAEIEGLYDHFGEFLDAVDHPPEKREKTLRLARRLVGRAHPTGREVRTLRGVLRRAMYHAEDD